GGATTAATGTTCATTATAAACTGTATGATGATAACATGCAGGAGGTCAAATCAGCACGACTGGCCAAGTTGCAGGTGCTATAGCATCACAAGTGTCGCCATGTCAAATTGTAAGTTTCTGATTTCTGTATGTTTTAAGTTGATAACTGTCGTTAAAAAGTGGTGTCATTTGTTTTGTTTTCAGGTTTCAATGTTTTTGCTATCTGTTATCAGTCAAATGGTTTTTTGCTGACCAATTATGTGGTTTTTTGCTGGTATGCTCTACACATTTTGGATTGTTATGTGATTCGGGTTTCTAATAtgtaatttttagaattttaagtacTTTTAGTAGGATCCTATCTTAGTTCCTGTTATTGGGTACTTACATTTCTAAGCACTTTTATGTGTACTCTACTCTACTATGCTAGTTTCTGTTTTTTTGGAAAGATTATTTCCACAAGTATTTAGCTTGATTATCTCCACTTAATCCTTTTTATTTTATCTTGGTTTGTGAATGTATCTACCATGTATGATGGAGCATGTCGAGAGTTAAAACTAGCATTTCGTAATACATTGATTTTGTATGCTGATTGTTGGAATCAGTTTCTTATTTCATGTCAACTACATTATTCAGTTTATTCATATTGATGACAACAAGAGTTAAAACTAGCATTTCATAAAGAAGAGTCTTGTTCTTTGGTATCACTTTCATCTATGGCACACTCTTCTTTATGACTGGTATTTTTATATTCATTTTTCATATTTATTACTTTGCTTTTGTTATCTTTAATTGAAACTTGTTCAACTTGACTAGTTTTATGTCGACTGACTTCTATAGTTACCAAATGTCCTAATTTTAAAGTTTATGCCccgtttgtttttgttttttttttttttttttttttcttattaagtTTTGTTGTCTGAATTTGAATAAGACGTCTGTGAGAAATAAGTGACGACTAAATAATTAACGTTTGTTTTATGTGCCGAATAACTGTCTGAATAATTGAATTTACCAAATTAACCATGTACATGAGTAGTTACTAGAGCAATTACTAAAAAGTCAGGACCTAAATGGAAATTCACACTTATTTGAATTTTTTTATCATTAAGATGCGACTTATTTAATAAATCGAAAACAAACACTTGTCAATGAATTCTAATATTAAGTTTTAGGGTTAACTCCACAAATTGGCtatatatactttctcaaatgtcccgatgtcacccatatacccatttgcgttccactgtcgtctacaaactttcaaaaaatgtaccgatgtcgcccactatACGTTTATTACCTGTAACGAAAACAATTGATGACGTGACTCTAAGTAGTCATGACATGTGGGTGGTACATCGGAACAAAaattgaaagtatatgggcgacatcggaaaacaactgaaagtatatgggcgacatcgggacatataaaatgaaagaaaagttaaataattaacttcacCGGTTCAGCAGGTAGTCGGTAACGAAATGTTGACATtggtacattttttgaaagtttgtagacgaTAGTGGGACGCAAATGGGTATATAGGCGACATCGCCCATCAGAACATTTGAGTAAGTATATAGCCAATTTGTGGGTTTAACCCTAAGTTTTATACTATTAAGTCCATTAAGTCATAATCAAACATGACCTTAGTTGGTTAAAAGCGACCAGCTAAACAATGATTTGTAAATTGTACGCCATAAAAATAAATATACACAAAACGATGAATCACTGTAATActgtattcatcatcatcatcatcatcatcatcatcatttatttgtGTTATGATGCCACTTTTTGAGTTGTACAAATCGTTATCCTAAACTTAAACCATTACGGTTATTGTTGTAAGTTTTCAAAAATTATATCGTTAAATTTTGAACCTAAAACCTTAATCCAGGCAACATGATATTTTCCGACATTCGTTATAGATGTATTAaaattttcaagtttgtagttagTTCATGATTCTGGTGGGAAAAATGGCCTCAACACACCCTCGACCCAACAAAAACAGAAGAGAAATTAACAATACAAGAATTAAAGTGGAAACTGCAAAACCGAATAAAAAACCACGGGGACTCCTAAAAGACTTGCACATCTAGAAGACTTGCACAATTTATTGAAAATGAATTAATATCCAACAGATTCGCGATTCATTTCATTAACGGTTGTTGGGATTAAACCAACTTTAAAGCTAAACAAGTAATGAACAATGAACAACCTGTAAatcatatcaatatcaatatcaactaTATTGAAATGATGATGGTAATAATCATAGATAAATAAGTAATAAGCACCAAAGTTTTCGTTAGTTACATGTATAACGGTTTTGCTTGGACAACTAATTTTGACATTTGAGTTTAAGTTTTGCATTAAGCTTTTACGCTCAAATACACATGTAATCCGTGCCCAGTCCAAGTCAACATTAATAAAGACTTGTGATTAGATTATAGTTTACACAAGTTTTAAATGGTGTCGTTTGGTTCAAATGTTCAATCAGTAGTTTTAGAGACTCGTTCCTCTACCCCTTACTCCCTTAGACAAAGAAAGTCATTGATCGGCCTATAATTTGAAGTAAATCGAATCGAATATAAAATTAATCAACACTTGTATAAGAATATTTCCATACATATAGCTACAACTTTAAGGCTccgtttggctcacggaatccaaTGGGATTCCGGCAGAATTGGAGTTTAGACACGCGTCCTATCTAAATTCAATTACAGTTCCGCCAGAATCTAATTAGATTCCGTGAACCAAACGGGACCTAAGTTTAAATGCTTCTCAGTATACAAACAAGTCAACTATATGACAGTTAAAAATCAACAGTAAATTTGTGTAAAATACAGGTAAATAATTTGAACCCACTTTCACAACAAACATAACTCACAATCATATATTCATTCTACAAGTTCGTATAAATGGACCCAGAAACCGAAAATATCAACCGATCAACACAAATAGGTCCTAACACTTAACCAACTTCACATCACTAGCAACCAACTTGACCTCGAAACTCAAAAAACACAAGTGCAGCACCATAATGAGCCAACGCACCCATAATTACAAAACAATGAAAGATTTGGTGACTATGACCAGCCAAATCAAACCAACCAGGTTTCCATCTTTCTGGTATTCTTGTAATATAAAACATTGTACCAGTCAAATATGAAATCGCCATTGTTGTTTCATAAGCTAAAATCCCATTTCTTTGAGGTTCATGCCAATTCACCATAATAGCATGAATCGCAGGTACAATCCCAAAAAGACCCATTCCCATGAAAAGAAAAGCACGAAAAGATCGAAACTTTCCACTTGAAAGAGCCGGTGCTAGTAACGTAACTACAGTAAACATACCTAACGTTGTTATGCCGCATAGATATACGAACTGCCACATGGGTTCACATTGAAAAATGTAGTAAATTGGCGGGAAATATGATGTAATGATCATGATGGTGATACCAACATAATCCATTTGAAGGAGGAGTAAACTTAGGTGGTGCGAGTGGCATCCGAAAAGATGACACGTGCTGCTAGATAAAAGACAGAACATTGAGCCACCTAAGAACACAAAGAACGGCCACCGTGTAGCTACC
The window above is part of the Rutidosis leptorrhynchoides isolate AG116_Rl617_1_P2 chromosome 1, CSIRO_AGI_Rlap_v1, whole genome shotgun sequence genome. Proteins encoded here:
- the LOC139884302 gene encoding heptahelical transmembrane protein 1-like; this translates as MNSNNWSSVWKRRRSREILIDDEKSNLFIKNGNKFKNKNKNKKKIEDHKTQKDYPLLRYEELPEYMKDNEFILNYYRADWPLKQAFFSLFHWHNETLNVWTHLIGFVVFLGLTITNLMHVPQVSDFLNLITWSLPLSPGGNASHNGMMDTPKLVDLKHESSLDMAFGSPRMVATRWPFFVFLGGSMFCLLSSSTCHLFGCHSHHLSLLLLQMDYVGITIMIITSYFPPIYYIFQCEPMWQFVYLCGITTLGMFTVVTLLAPALSSGKFRSFRAFLFMGMGLFGIVPAIHAIMVNWHEPQRNGILAYETTMAISYLTGTMFYITRIPERWKPGWFDLAGHSHQIFHCFVIMGALAHYGAALVFFEFRGQVGC